One segment of Mycolicibacterium baixiangningiae DNA contains the following:
- the sucD gene encoding succinate--CoA ligase subunit alpha — MSIFLNKDSKVIVQGITGGEGTKHTALMLKAGTQVVGGVNARKAGTKVAHKDKDGNDIELPVFGSVAEAMKETGADVSIAFVPPAFSKDAIIEAIDAEIPLLVVITEGIPVQDSAYAWAYNLEKGGEKGPKTRIIGPNCPGIITPGESLVGITPNNITGKGPIGLVSKSGTLTYQMMYELRDLGFSTAIGIGGDPVIGTTHIDAIEAFEKDPETKLIVMIGEIGGDAEEKAADYIKANVTKPVVGYVAGFTAPEGKTMGHAGAIVSDGAGTAAGKQEALEAAGVKVGKTPSETAALAREILQNQ, encoded by the coding sequence ATGTCTATCTTTCTGAACAAGGACTCCAAGGTCATCGTCCAGGGCATCACCGGCGGCGAGGGCACCAAACACACCGCGCTGATGCTCAAGGCCGGCACTCAGGTCGTCGGCGGCGTCAACGCCCGCAAGGCGGGCACGAAGGTCGCCCATAAGGACAAGGACGGCAACGACATCGAGCTGCCGGTGTTCGGCAGCGTTGCGGAAGCCATGAAGGAGACCGGCGCCGACGTGTCGATCGCCTTCGTGCCGCCGGCCTTCTCGAAGGACGCCATCATCGAGGCGATCGACGCCGAGATCCCGCTGCTGGTCGTCATCACCGAGGGAATCCCGGTGCAGGACAGCGCCTATGCGTGGGCCTACAACCTGGAAAAAGGTGGAGAGAAGGGCCCGAAGACCCGGATCATCGGCCCGAACTGCCCCGGCATCATCACCCCCGGCGAGTCGCTGGTCGGCATCACGCCGAACAACATCACCGGTAAGGGCCCGATCGGCCTGGTGTCGAAGTCCGGCACGCTGACCTACCAGATGATGTACGAGCTGCGCGATCTCGGCTTCTCCACTGCCATCGGCATCGGCGGCGACCCGGTCATCGGCACCACCCACATCGACGCCATCGAGGCGTTCGAGAAGGATCCCGAGACCAAGCTGATCGTGATGATCGGTGAGATCGGCGGCGACGCCGAGGAGAAGGCCGCCGACTACATCAAGGCCAACGTCACCAAGCCGGTCGTCGGCTACGTCGCGGGCTTCACCGCTCCGGAGGGCAAGACCATGGGCCACGCCGGCGCCATCGTCTCCGACGGTGCGGGCACCGCTGCGGGCAAGCAGGAGGCGCTCGAGGCGGCCGGCGTGAAGGTCGGCAAGACCCCGTCGGAGACCGCCGCACTCGCCCGCGAGATCCTGCAGAACCAGTAG
- a CDS encoding alpha/beta hydrolase family protein: protein MTLPELIPVEDFFRPPVRAGATISPDGTRIAYLAPWKNRLNVWVENIDGSETRCVTADEARSVYIYQWTPDSRWLLYMQDDGGDENWHVYRVDPEAPDAAAVDLTPFPGTRASFEVLKGRPDKAMVQLNNRNPELQDAYELDIPTGELTLLAENPGTVTNWLCSPSGDLFSSTQTPDGDVEISQWDTATSSLRTIVTYDGRDYPLSIYPIVVSPDGTGLWFGSNNGSDRTRLVRVDVTTGEETEVDSHPTYDLAAQVVLPSPLILSDRTGELIGARYYGDRQVIHPLDPDFAAVLENVSALSEGDLSALSSDSSGLRWVVTFTDDRDPFVAYFYDHSTGESRLLFRPYPHLDPEALAPMAPVAITARDGLELPAYLTLPVGIEPVGLPMVLLVHGGPWARDCWLFQPDVQMLANRGYAVLQVNFRGSTGYGKAFTQAAIGEFAGKMHDDLIDAVDWAVKQGYADRDRVAIFGGSYGGYAALVGVTFTPDVFAAAIDYVGISSLANFMRTLPNVARPFLANNWHLYVGDPSDPEQEADMLARSPITHVDRIRTPLLVVQGANDSRVVQAESDNLVEALRARGVEVEYMVKEDEGHGFVNPDNSIDMYHAVERFLAHHLGGRV, encoded by the coding sequence ATGACACTGCCCGAACTCATCCCGGTAGAGGATTTCTTCAGGCCGCCGGTCCGCGCCGGCGCGACGATCTCACCGGACGGGACCAGGATCGCGTATCTGGCACCGTGGAAGAACCGCCTCAACGTGTGGGTCGAGAACATCGACGGTTCCGAAACACGTTGCGTGACAGCCGATGAGGCGCGCAGCGTGTACATCTATCAGTGGACACCAGATTCACGGTGGCTGCTGTACATGCAGGACGACGGCGGCGACGAGAACTGGCACGTCTACCGAGTCGACCCCGAGGCCCCGGATGCCGCGGCGGTGGATCTCACCCCGTTTCCCGGCACACGAGCATCGTTCGAGGTTCTCAAGGGGCGTCCGGACAAGGCGATGGTCCAGCTCAACAACCGCAACCCCGAACTGCAGGACGCCTACGAACTCGACATCCCCACCGGCGAGCTCACTTTGCTCGCCGAGAATCCCGGCACCGTCACCAACTGGCTGTGCAGCCCGAGCGGTGATCTGTTCAGCTCGACACAGACCCCTGACGGTGACGTCGAGATCTCCCAATGGGACACCGCCACAAGCAGTTTACGGACCATCGTGACCTACGACGGCAGGGACTACCCGCTGAGCATCTACCCGATCGTGGTCAGTCCCGACGGCACCGGCCTGTGGTTCGGCTCCAACAACGGCAGTGACCGGACCCGGCTGGTGCGCGTCGACGTGACGACCGGTGAGGAAACCGAGGTGGACAGCCACCCCACCTATGACCTGGCCGCCCAGGTGGTGTTGCCGTCACCGCTGATCCTCAGTGACCGGACCGGCGAGTTGATCGGGGCGCGCTACTACGGGGACCGTCAGGTGATCCATCCGCTCGACCCGGATTTCGCTGCGGTACTGGAGAATGTGAGCGCGCTGTCCGAAGGCGACCTGTCCGCGCTGTCCTCCGACAGCAGCGGACTCCGGTGGGTGGTCACCTTCACCGACGACCGTGACCCCTTCGTCGCCTACTTCTACGACCACTCGACGGGTGAGAGCCGACTGCTGTTCCGGCCGTATCCGCATCTGGATCCCGAAGCGCTCGCCCCGATGGCTCCGGTGGCCATCACCGCCCGCGACGGTCTGGAGCTTCCGGCGTATCTCACGCTGCCGGTCGGGATCGAACCGGTCGGCCTGCCGATGGTGCTGCTGGTCCACGGCGGACCGTGGGCACGCGACTGCTGGCTCTTCCAGCCCGACGTGCAGATGCTCGCCAATCGCGGATATGCGGTGCTACAGGTCAACTTCCGCGGATCGACGGGCTACGGCAAAGCGTTCACCCAGGCCGCCATCGGCGAGTTCGCCGGCAAGATGCACGACGATCTCATCGACGCCGTCGACTGGGCGGTCAAACAGGGCTATGCCGACCGCGACCGGGTCGCGATCTTCGGCGGCTCCTACGGCGGATACGCCGCGCTCGTCGGCGTGACGTTCACCCCGGACGTCTTCGCCGCGGCCATCGACTACGTCGGTATCTCGAGCCTCGCGAACTTCATGCGCACCTTGCCGAATGTGGCCCGCCCGTTCCTGGCCAACAACTGGCACCTGTACGTCGGCGACCCGTCGGATCCGGAGCAGGAAGCCGACATGCTGGCCCGCTCGCCGATCACCCATGTCGACCGGATCCGGACACCGCTCCTGGTCGTGCAGGGCGCCAACGACTCCCGCGTCGTGCAGGCCGAATCGGACAATCTCGTCGAGGCGCTGCGGGCCCGCGGTGTCGAGGTCGAGTACATGGTCAAAGAGGACGAGGGTCACGGCTTCGTCAACCCGGACAACTCGATCGACATGTACCACGCGGTCGAGCGGTTCCTCGCCCACCACCTCGGCGGGCGGGTCTGA
- a CDS encoding TetR/AcrR family transcriptional regulator translates to MTRREVVAAIDDKHAAARLAVSRLAAAMFWERGVSAISGDDIAAAAGLSTRTIWRYFRTKESCVEPLLAKSADRFLAATRRWPHHQSLAEHLAADIAEYPVTPQDVEDEISAMRLATMTTSEPALRTAYLMVHDRMEQGLIPVIADRLARPEHDLTVRLCAAAVTGAFRVVDEEVSCAVIVEKKPVSQSETLALIDRAIREATNGRLGGPVAP, encoded by the coding sequence GTGACACGAAGGGAGGTGGTTGCGGCCATCGACGACAAGCACGCCGCGGCCCGGTTGGCCGTCTCGCGGCTCGCCGCGGCGATGTTCTGGGAGCGCGGCGTCAGCGCCATCAGCGGGGACGACATCGCCGCCGCCGCCGGGCTCTCCACCCGCACGATTTGGCGCTACTTCCGCACGAAGGAGAGTTGCGTCGAGCCGCTGCTCGCGAAGTCGGCCGATCGGTTCCTGGCCGCGACGCGCCGGTGGCCGCACCATCAGTCCCTCGCCGAACACCTCGCCGCAGACATCGCCGAATACCCGGTGACGCCGCAGGACGTCGAGGACGAGATCAGCGCCATGCGGCTGGCCACGATGACGACGTCGGAGCCGGCGCTGCGCACGGCGTACCTGATGGTCCACGACCGGATGGAACAGGGCCTGATCCCCGTCATCGCCGACCGGTTGGCCCGGCCCGAGCACGACCTCACGGTCCGCCTCTGCGCCGCCGCCGTCACCGGCGCGTTCCGCGTCGTCGACGAGGAGGTGAGCTGCGCGGTCATCGTCGAGAAGAAGCCGGTGAGCCAGTCCGAAACCCTCGCCTTGATCGACCGCGCCATCCGGGAGGCCACCAACGGCCGCCTGGGTGGGCCGGTCGCGCCGTAA
- a CDS encoding ATP-binding protein: MTLTAGPLKFERDGRAAAALDDLLSRAVDRAEHRQLVLFVDEVTVLARNLERREPGSGENFLHTLRRFRQDHGGKVATVLSGSIGLHHVSADAPSTVNDIQKITVGPIRTDHATYLAECLLLGVGLTDPQAHIVAPAIAASAENVPYYIQHLVAAAQKVWQRTGTPPTVEQVPDLVSAAIADPVDPWDLRHYRDRLSQYYGADAAAIAKVLDIYAHAAHPLSVDETLMTLRGEGSPIQDRDQLVSVIERLELDHYLVRDGDADRFASSLIERAWRAMRR; encoded by the coding sequence ATGACGCTGACCGCTGGCCCGCTGAAATTCGAGCGGGATGGCCGCGCGGCGGCCGCCTTGGACGATCTGTTGAGCCGCGCCGTCGACCGGGCCGAGCACCGCCAGCTGGTGCTCTTCGTGGACGAGGTGACCGTGCTCGCCCGCAATCTCGAACGCCGCGAGCCCGGCTCGGGTGAGAACTTCCTGCACACCCTTCGCCGCTTCCGGCAGGACCACGGCGGAAAGGTCGCCACGGTGCTTTCCGGATCCATCGGGCTGCACCATGTCTCGGCGGACGCCCCGAGCACGGTCAACGACATCCAGAAGATCACCGTCGGCCCGATCCGTACGGACCACGCCACCTACCTGGCGGAGTGCCTGCTGCTGGGTGTCGGCCTCACCGATCCTCAGGCCCACATCGTCGCGCCTGCCATCGCGGCGTCCGCGGAGAACGTCCCCTACTACATCCAGCACCTGGTCGCGGCGGCGCAGAAGGTATGGCAACGCACCGGCACGCCACCCACCGTAGAACAGGTGCCCGATCTGGTCTCGGCGGCGATCGCCGACCCGGTCGACCCCTGGGATCTTCGGCACTATCGAGACCGGTTGAGCCAGTACTACGGTGCCGACGCGGCCGCGATCGCGAAAGTGCTCGACATCTACGCCCACGCGGCCCACCCGCTCAGTGTCGACGAGACGCTGATGACGCTCCGCGGCGAAGGCAGCCCGATCCAGGACCGCGATCAACTGGTGTCGGTCATCGAACGCCTCGAACTGGACCACTACCTCGTGCGGGACGGCGATGCCGATCGGTTCGCGTCCTCCCTCATCGAACGTGCCTGGCGGGCGATGCGGCGATGA
- a CDS encoding acetyl-CoA acetyltransferase, translated as MVDPRTPVIVGVGQFTERVDDEGYRGMSAVDLATEAVRAALADTGADAGAVARAIEVFAGLRQFEICTPFSDPPLGASDNYVRSVAQRVGADPARAVLEPIGGNGPQKLMTEFATAIAAGEIEVALVLGSEPGSTTKYFSNREPKPDFTEHVGGQLEDRGYGFEQYMSDYTVAHGLTGAPVQYGLLDNARRARLGLGVDEYRRKMAELFAPFSEIAAKNPFSSSPVERSVQEIETVTEDNRMICDPYPRLLVARDTVNQGAAALVMSVAAARRLGVPEEKWVYLRGHADQTEQALLDRADLGVSISAEQAVAEALRVAGVGIDDVATFDLYSCFPFPVFAVCDAFGLAADDPRGLTLTGGLPYFGGPGNSYSLHGIAETVTEMRDRPGEFGLVGANGGVMSKYSVGVYSTEPADWAAGRSEARQDDIAALPKVPVTRHVDGTGTIETYSIRYDWPVRTGIIIGRLDSDGSRFMAITEDAELMALMGDGDPLGVRITVTADGDKNRAALA; from the coding sequence ATGGTCGACCCGCGCACGCCGGTCATCGTCGGCGTCGGACAGTTCACCGAACGCGTCGACGACGAGGGCTATCGCGGCATGTCGGCGGTCGACCTCGCGACCGAGGCGGTCCGCGCCGCACTGGCCGACACCGGTGCCGATGCCGGCGCCGTCGCCCGCGCGATCGAGGTCTTCGCCGGCCTGCGGCAGTTCGAGATCTGCACCCCCTTCTCCGATCCGCCGCTGGGCGCCTCGGACAACTACGTGCGATCAGTGGCGCAGCGCGTCGGGGCCGACCCCGCACGGGCGGTGCTCGAACCCATCGGTGGCAACGGGCCCCAGAAGCTGATGACGGAGTTCGCCACGGCGATCGCCGCGGGCGAGATCGAGGTGGCGCTGGTCCTCGGCTCCGAACCGGGGTCGACGACCAAGTACTTCTCGAACAGGGAGCCGAAGCCGGACTTCACCGAACACGTCGGCGGCCAGCTCGAGGACCGGGGTTACGGCTTCGAGCAGTACATGAGCGACTACACCGTCGCGCACGGCCTCACCGGCGCCCCCGTGCAGTACGGGCTGCTGGACAACGCGCGGCGTGCCCGGCTGGGTCTCGGCGTCGACGAGTATCGCCGGAAGATGGCCGAACTCTTCGCACCGTTCTCCGAGATCGCCGCCAAGAACCCGTTCTCGTCCTCGCCGGTGGAGCGGTCGGTGCAGGAGATCGAGACCGTCACCGAGGACAACCGGATGATCTGCGATCCGTATCCCCGGCTGCTCGTGGCGCGCGACACGGTCAACCAGGGCGCCGCCGCGCTGGTGATGTCGGTGGCGGCGGCCCGTCGACTCGGTGTGCCCGAGGAGAAGTGGGTGTACCTGCGCGGCCACGCCGACCAGACCGAGCAGGCTCTGCTCGACCGCGCCGACCTCGGCGTCAGCATCTCGGCCGAGCAGGCGGTGGCGGAGGCGCTGCGCGTGGCGGGCGTCGGCATCGACGACGTGGCCACCTTCGACCTGTACAGCTGCTTCCCGTTCCCCGTCTTCGCGGTGTGCGATGCGTTCGGACTGGCAGCCGACGACCCCCGCGGCCTGACGCTCACCGGCGGACTGCCGTACTTCGGCGGCCCCGGCAACAGCTACTCGTTGCACGGTATCGCCGAGACGGTGACCGAGATGCGCGACAGGCCAGGCGAATTCGGCCTCGTCGGCGCCAACGGCGGTGTGATGAGCAAGTATTCGGTCGGGGTGTACTCGACCGAACCCGCCGATTGGGCGGCCGGCCGGAGCGAAGCGCGCCAAGACGACATCGCCGCACTGCCGAAGGTGCCGGTCACCCGCCACGTCGACGGCACGGGAACCATCGAGACGTATTCGATCCGCTACGACTGGCCGGTGCGCACGGGCATCATCATCGGGCGGCTGGACTCCGACGGCAGCCGCTTCATGGCGATCACCGAAGACGCCGAGCTGATGGCGCTGATGGGTGACGGCGACCCGCTGGGGGTTCGCATCACGGTGACGGCCGACGGGGACAAGAACCGCGCCGCCCTGGCGTAG
- a CDS encoding LLM class F420-dependent oxidoreductase, with protein sequence MDFGLVLFTSDRGIAPATAAKLADDHGFHTFYVPEHTHIPVKRQAAHPTTGDETLPDDRYMRTLDPWVSLGTACAVTSRVRLSTAVALPVEHDPITLAKSIATLDHLSGGRVSLGVGFGWNTDELADHNVPPGRRRTMLREYLEAMRALWTQEEASYEGEFVNFGPSWAWPKPVQAHIPVLVGAAGTEKNFKWIAKSADGWITTPRDFDIDAPVKLLQDTWAAADRDGAPQIVALDFKPDPDKLARWRDLGVTEVLFGLPDKGEAEVAAYVERLAGKLSALV encoded by the coding sequence ATGGACTTCGGGCTCGTACTCTTCACCAGCGACCGCGGCATCGCCCCGGCCACGGCCGCGAAACTGGCCGACGATCACGGCTTCCACACGTTCTACGTCCCCGAACACACCCACATCCCGGTCAAGCGCCAGGCCGCCCACCCCACCACGGGTGACGAGACACTGCCCGACGACCGTTACATGCGCACGCTCGATCCGTGGGTGTCGCTGGGCACGGCATGTGCGGTGACCTCCCGCGTGCGGCTCTCGACAGCGGTGGCGCTGCCCGTGGAGCACGATCCGATCACGCTGGCGAAGTCCATCGCGACGCTCGACCACCTCTCCGGTGGCCGGGTCAGCCTGGGTGTCGGATTCGGTTGGAACACCGACGAATTGGCGGACCACAACGTGCCGCCCGGCCGGCGCCGCACGATGCTGCGCGAATACCTCGAAGCGATGCGCGCGCTGTGGACGCAGGAAGAGGCGTCCTACGAGGGTGAGTTCGTCAACTTCGGGCCGAGCTGGGCGTGGCCGAAACCGGTGCAGGCACACATCCCGGTGCTGGTCGGCGCGGCCGGGACGGAGAAGAACTTCAAGTGGATCGCGAAATCCGCCGACGGCTGGATCACCACACCGCGCGACTTCGACATCGACGCCCCGGTCAAGCTGCTGCAGGACACGTGGGCGGCGGCCGATCGCGACGGCGCCCCGCAGATCGTCGCGCTCGATTTCAAGCCGGACCCCGACAAGCTGGCGCGGTGGCGTGACCTCGGGGTGACCGAGGTGCTGTTCGGGCTGCCCGACAAGGGTGAGGCCGAGGTCGCGGCGTATGTCGAACGGCTGGCCGGGAAGCTCTCCGCGCTCGTCTGA
- a CDS encoding DUF5336 domain-containing protein, whose translation MTYSPGSPGYPPANQPTTQFSAPTQHFGKLPETPAAGDGPSKLPAYLLMVVAALGALVYLCNFGPIFEVNASDFLGQGSTVSGSTLGIGLAVIAALTAGLLAGVTLLSKGRTYVAIASVLSVLALLLVIAELINKPSEASIGWALYALIVLSLLQAGSAVAALLFDTGVLTAPAPKPKYDQQQQYGQYGGPGPYYGQPQSGQHQPQQHHSGSPQQAPQQQRPGYPSQYGGGYPGSGGPSTGGFSSPGQQSGPPTPPTGFPTYGQPQQQGGGSGQGQPPSSQQSGPNPS comes from the coding sequence ATGACCTACTCACCCGGTAGCCCCGGATACCCACCGGCCAATCAACCCACCACCCAGTTCTCGGCGCCGACGCAGCACTTCGGCAAACTGCCCGAGACCCCCGCGGCCGGCGACGGCCCCAGCAAGCTGCCCGCCTACCTGTTGATGGTGGTCGCGGCGCTCGGCGCGCTCGTCTACCTCTGCAACTTCGGGCCGATCTTCGAGGTCAACGCCTCGGACTTCCTCGGCCAGGGCAGCACCGTCAGCGGTTCGACGCTGGGCATCGGGCTGGCGGTCATCGCGGCACTCACCGCCGGTCTGCTCGCCGGCGTCACCCTGCTGTCCAAGGGCCGCACGTACGTCGCCATCGCGTCGGTGCTGTCAGTGCTGGCGTTGTTGCTGGTGATCGCCGAACTGATCAACAAGCCGTCGGAGGCCTCGATCGGGTGGGCGCTCTACGCCCTGATCGTGCTGTCGCTCCTGCAGGCCGGATCGGCCGTCGCCGCGCTGCTCTTCGACACCGGTGTCCTCACCGCGCCCGCCCCGAAGCCCAAGTACGACCAGCAGCAGCAGTACGGCCAGTACGGCGGACCCGGCCCCTACTACGGCCAGCCGCAGTCCGGTCAGCACCAACCGCAGCAGCACCACAGCGGTTCACCACAGCAGGCCCCGCAGCAGCAGCGCCCGGGCTACCCCTCGCAGTACGGCGGCGGGTACCCCGGCAGCGGCGGCCCGTCGACCGGTGGTTTCTCGTCCCCCGGCCAGCAGAGCGGCCCGCCGACCCCTCCCACCGGTTTCCCGACCTACGGCCAGCCGCAGCAGCAGGGCGGCGGTTCCGGGCAGGGGCAGCCGCCGTCGTCGCAGCAGTCCGGCCCGAACCCCTCGTAA
- a CDS encoding cell division protein PerM, with translation MENRPVGARQARELVRVAFGPSVVALVVIAAVTLLQLLIANSDMTGAFGAIASMWLGVHQVPVSIGGRELGAMPLMPVLMMVWGTARTTAAATSPHGSWFVTRWVIASALGGPLLIAAIALAVIHDAASVLTELQTPSALRAFGGVLAVHLIGAAIGVASRVGRRTVHTTPLPNWLPEAFRAAAAGVLALAGLCGVVTAGSLVVHWSTMHELFAITDSVFGQFSLTVLSLLYLPNVVVGAAAVAVGSSAHIGLATFSSFTVLGGDVPALPILAAVPTPPLGPVWVALLIIAAASAVAVGQQVARRPAPIHVAAAKLVVASALAALTMALLGAVGGGRLGNFGQVGVDQTTFGPGVFLWFTVIGGLTVAMSGGVVRRPRPVRVTGPEPELEPEPDPEVDDADTGPILDAAPEVPEPMADEPEPMADAPEPAVPEVAQDPEEHFIVDDDATGNAPTGRAPTDSEPRRPAD, from the coding sequence GTGGAGAACCGGCCGGTCGGCGCCCGCCAGGCCCGCGAGTTGGTGCGGGTCGCATTCGGTCCGTCCGTCGTGGCGCTGGTCGTCATCGCGGCGGTGACGCTGTTACAGCTGCTCATCGCCAACAGCGATATGACCGGCGCCTTCGGCGCCATCGCGAGCATGTGGCTGGGCGTGCACCAGGTGCCGGTCTCCATCGGGGGCCGCGAACTCGGCGCGATGCCGCTGATGCCCGTCTTGATGATGGTGTGGGGGACCGCCCGCACGACGGCTGCCGCGACGTCGCCGCACGGCTCCTGGTTCGTCACCCGCTGGGTGATCGCCTCCGCGCTGGGTGGCCCGCTGCTGATCGCCGCGATCGCACTGGCGGTCATCCACGACGCCGCGTCGGTGCTGACCGAATTACAGACACCGTCGGCGCTGCGCGCGTTCGGCGGGGTGCTGGCCGTCCACCTGATCGGCGCCGCGATCGGCGTGGCCTCCCGGGTGGGACGGCGCACGGTGCACACCACCCCGCTGCCGAACTGGCTGCCCGAGGCGTTCCGCGCCGCCGCCGCCGGGGTGCTCGCGCTCGCCGGGCTCTGCGGCGTGGTCACCGCCGGATCGCTGGTGGTGCACTGGTCGACGATGCACGAGCTGTTCGCGATCACCGATTCGGTCTTCGGCCAGTTCAGCCTCACCGTGCTGTCGTTGCTGTACCTGCCGAATGTCGTCGTCGGCGCCGCCGCGGTCGCGGTGGGCTCCAGCGCGCACATCGGATTGGCGACGTTCAGTTCGTTCACGGTGCTCGGCGGCGACGTGCCCGCGCTGCCCATCCTGGCGGCGGTACCCACCCCGCCGCTGGGACCGGTGTGGGTGGCGTTGCTGATCATCGCCGCCGCGTCCGCGGTCGCGGTCGGGCAGCAGGTCGCCCGCCGTCCTGCACCCATTCACGTGGCGGCGGCGAAGCTGGTGGTCGCGTCGGCGCTCGCGGCGCTGACCATGGCGCTACTCGGAGCCGTCGGCGGCGGGCGCCTCGGCAACTTCGGCCAGGTCGGGGTGGACCAGACCACCTTCGGGCCGGGCGTCTTCCTGTGGTTCACGGTGATCGGCGGCCTGACCGTGGCGATGAGCGGCGGGGTCGTCCGTCGCCCCCGGCCGGTGCGCGTGACCGGACCCGAGCCGGAGCTCGAGCCGGAGCCGGATCCTGAGGTGGACGACGCCGACACCGGACCGATCCTCGACGCGGCGCCGGAAGTGCCCGAGCCCATGGCCGACGAACCCGAGCCCATGGCCGACGCACCGGAGCCGGCGGTGCCTGAGGTGGCCCAGGACCCCGAAGAGCACTTCATCGTGGACGACGACGCGACGGGGAACGCCCCCACCGGCCGTGCCCCCACCGACAGCGAACCCCGGCGCCCAGCCGACTAA
- the purN gene encoding phosphoribosylglycinamide formyltransferase, producing the protein MQQPLRVPPSAPARLVVLASGTGSLLGSLLESAVGDYPARVVAVGTDRDCAALDIAAAAAVPTYTVRLGEHPDRAAWDAAITAATAEHEPDLVVSAGFMKILGPAFLSRFLGRVVNTHPALLPAFPGAHAVPDSLAYGVRVTGCTVHLVDAGMDTGPILAQEAVAVLDGDDEATLHERIKVVERRLLVDVLAAMAQRGVTWTGRKATIG; encoded by the coding sequence GTGCAGCAACCGCTTCGTGTGCCACCGAGCGCACCTGCACGGCTGGTCGTGCTCGCCTCGGGCACCGGTTCGCTGCTCGGCTCACTCCTCGAATCCGCCGTCGGCGACTATCCGGCGCGGGTGGTGGCCGTCGGCACCGACCGGGACTGCGCCGCACTCGACATCGCCGCGGCCGCCGCGGTGCCCACCTACACCGTGCGGCTGGGTGAGCACCCCGACCGCGCCGCGTGGGACGCCGCGATCACGGCCGCGACCGCCGAACACGAGCCCGATCTCGTGGTGTCCGCGGGCTTCATGAAGATCCTCGGCCCCGCATTCCTCTCCCGCTTCCTCGGCCGGGTGGTCAACACCCACCCCGCCCTGCTGCCCGCCTTCCCCGGCGCCCATGCCGTCCCCGACTCCCTTGCCTACGGCGTGCGGGTCACCGGCTGCACCGTGCATCTGGTCGACGCCGGTATGGACACCGGCCCCATCCTGGCGCAGGAGGCCGTGGCGGTGCTCGACGGCGATGACGAGGCGACCCTGCACGAGCGAATCAAGGTGGTCGAACGACGACTGCTGGTGGATGTCCTGGCCGCGATGGCACAGCGCGGCGTGACCTGGACCGGACGAAAGGCGACCATAGGATGA